GTACACGAAGCAATGGTAACTTGACAAGTTGTTACGGAGTTCCTGGTTTATCTTCTCAGCAAATGAGAGTATGCGAGAATAAACCAGATCTGATACCAACACTCAGGCTTGGTGCTAACTTGGGAATCACTGAATGTCAAAGGCAGTTTCAGAAAGAACGCTGGAACTGTTCTACGACAAATTCCTCATCCGTTTTCGGTGAGGTTATAAACATAGGTAAGCTGGTTTTTATGTTTGGTGATATTTTACAAAAGTGGAAAGGCCTTATCGAACTACTTTGTTCCCTTTTCTTTCGTGACAGGAAGTCGTGAGGCTGGGTTCGTGTACGCCATAGCTTCGGCCGGTGTCGTACACGCGGTCAGCAGGGCTTGTAGAGTGGGAAATCTTAGTGATTGCGCTTGTGAGAcgaagagaaaaaggaaacagcAGTACAGTGGTTGGGAATGGGGCGGCTGTAATGATGATGTCAGGCATGGCATTGCCATATCCAAGATGTTTGTGGACGCCCCTGAGCACACGGCTCGTGTGCAAAGCTACCCGTTGGCGACGGCGCAAGATAGAAGTACGCGGTCAGCTCGCGCCAAGAGAGGACGATACCTGATGAACTTACACAACAACGAAGTCGGGAGGCGGGTGAGTTGAGAACATTTCTA
This genomic stretch from Acropora muricata isolate sample 2 chromosome 5, ASM3666990v1, whole genome shotgun sequence harbors:
- the LOC136916277 gene encoding protein Wnt-16-like isoform X2 → MGVSALSTRSNGNLTSCYGVPGLSSQQMRVCENKPDLIPTLRLGANLGITECQRQFQKERWNCSTTNSSSVFGEVINIGSREAGFVYAIASAGVVHAVSRACRVGNLSDCACETKRKRKQQYSGWEWGGCNDDVRHGIAISKMFVDAPEHTARVQSYPLATAQDRSTRSARAKRGRYLMNLHNNEVGRRAVQNLMHSQCRCHGVSGSCTVKTCWDKVPHFSHVGDVLKAKYRDAVEVVYNKRKRRIKRKEQRRMRISKDSLVYIERSPNYCSPNAKLGILGTSGRVCNKTSEGVDQCDLLCCGGGYNTQVVREVNSCQCRFVWCCHVTCKTCPRIYDLHTCK